The genomic segment AATAAACCAAATTGAAGATAAACTTCTTGCATATAAAAAATCATTCAAAAGATtataaatctacaaaataaaataaatcacattcaaacaaatatttttgtgaaaaacatttgttcacttcatctacaaataaataaaaaccaaataacTTTGACTTTGTCTATGGAGAAGTAGTGAGTATTGctaatgaataaattttataaaaatttatttatcataattttaaaaatttacattcaaagatatatcttttaatattacaaaaactataactgatttgtcaatatatatctcttataaaaataatcattcgttaattgcaagaatctctcataaaataattgttaTAGTTTCTAGCCTTTAAAAAGAGGAAAATATAgttaaaattaatacaaatatattattcaatcttatatcgttaaaatttcataataaaCCAAGGCTTTGAACAATATTAGtttactttctttttgacaaagaaatatagataaaataaatatcaatgaaatatttattaggattatctatatttatatctgataattattgtatcattttttaaatgtaattaaatattgaacctttCTCATGACACCAACCttgttaaaacaaaaacaaaattagtttaattatttggcttcattagtttaattcttcattttaaaataattaatcttaatgaacgtaaaataaaatatatttaacatcATATCGTTATATAAACTaagtttttgtggaaaaaatattttcactttatttataaaaaaataaaacaaaagaattttgttattttaatcttctacaaattaacttttttatgaaaaaatctacaaattaagttttttgtgaaaaaattctttttcacttcatctataagcaaataaaaccaatatattttggtatttcaatcttttcaaattaatattttttgtgaaaaaagtttgttcaattcatctacaagaaaataaaaatcaaagaattttaaagtttcagcTTTTTTGGCAACTTGATCATTATCTAACAAAAATGTAGTTTGACAATTTTgtccttatcataataattgatttgACAAAAACATCCTAACTAAATTTTTACTGTGTGTACAAACTAAGGACAAAGTTGACAATACacaatagaaaaactttgaacttgattcacacttttataatatgtattgattcactgtacctctctagttctagcattcttttacttgtaatccaccaacttctggcagtctctcgtaactggtggaatatcagtttaattctctgctcatctgaataatcaagtaaatcaaacactatttctatgtcatcaaaccagttctcacaatcttcagacgtctcgatacaactcagaatcggcggctgaaataactgaaactcttccaactgtatttccatctgattttctgatacatctatctgttcagtcgaagtactacccctttctggaattctccgtggagatatatctgcttatcaaaacattagtactcaaatactacaaatctgttccaatctttctctgatcatcttactgctgatcaagaatcaaatctgattcatactcaataatacatattaccaattcaaatcagataattagataacatgtatgttaaagcagtaaagcataatgtcatgccagcacacacaatgtaagtcaacattaaaataaatctcatgctagcaatcacatgcaaggaaagaaaactcaatctaccccgctcattctcttctatcttagtctaaaggatctatcgctctgataccacatgttgtggggacccagacgctaatcattttcttaatcatctttgggagttaattatcaattcagataatcagggtctaaaaatttttctttttaaaatgcaagtgcggagtgtaatggaatgtaactaatatacatctcagtatataagtacaataatgtacaacaattattcaaactagtctaagattcaactactaaattcaagtattaaaccaaatctacaataagtccggaatcaccactctaaactcgtgttctctcatcatcttcttgaccccgatcatgtccgacctgttgtcatgcacacatacaaaacaagacaacagccggatactccggtgagaataaatcccagtataaataatgtatacatgcagttatctgaattaacataaaagcatgaattatatcttatcacatgtagcataatcaaacaacatgcatcaataccaatctgtaaataatatctgaatcgtaatctacgaaacataaatcaatacaaatctgtaaataaagttctagtctcgatatctaagactcgactcatctatcattctaatctagggatcccggtgaataagaacgtaacaagtctcccacctactactaccagtagcagtggcggtacgttcttatttctggactttggtctagctgtatcgaataatctacaataagaacaatgtctgtatcttaagcatatcgatacaccaaacgtccagtgccttggcgtatctaccaagactaagcctagttgacaatgtgcaatgggtcagtgactatactgtcaaaatctaacccctctgtcagtgactctcactcaatagctctctgctttctacttctaattcaatagaataaacataatcattaaaacacaaaggtataaaaacaataccatacaagtatgtggtttagggaaactcgagttaaatctaactcaagtcgatctcctaattaacatcaatttatacctttctcttcacgatctgatgaaaacgaagtcttgtattccaatctgtccatatccagtctggcaatgacaagtcacataaataccatatcagtatataactcaactctgatatcaaatctcaatcaattcaactctgaaaatcataacaattgtataactagtctattctttaatctgacttcaattatacaatgcctactgtagcagaaacatcatatctgattcatattcaattctgacaatatcataatttcaaatcatgtctaaacgtaacaaaacttacgtccagttgtagcctgcgttgataggaacacagtactgaagtcggatttaaaatcgaaCGGACGGATTTCACAAGATCACGAATCTATgctttaaaatctgaaaatctCTTTGGCCCTCGTTTCCTTTTCTTCTGAAGGAATTCGCatgctgatatatatatatatatatacacatatgtTGCATGATACAAGGGCAAGTGGCGTTGTGAATGTTCTGcacgttgcgcgcatatgcgcgaccttgttcgcgcatatgtgccggtAGTTCGACCAGCATCTTCTGTTGGCTCGCGCCCAtctatgtcgcgcatatgcgccgatcattctggacgttccgcgcatgtgcgcgcattcaagtcgcgcatgtgcgcgcatggttctgtcttcctcgcgcatgtgcgccgatacatgtcgcgcatgtgcgcggggacttctCTATGCatctcttttgattttctttcgtctttcccagtccgatccgttccgtctataatcgtATCAATTATCACccataaattataataattatcgccAAATTTTTTCAGATTAaccggataaatttctcgggccttacaatccAATTGTATAGTTATTATACTATCATATATTTGTAATATAGTACCATAAGTtataggcaaaaatttgtgtgagacggtctcacatgtcgtattttgttagacggatcttttatttgggtcatccatgacaaaatattactttttatgccaagagtattactttttattgtgaatatcgatagactTGTCCGTCTTactgataaagattcgtgagaccgtctcataagaaacATACtctaaattataatattatatcagcAGACTTGTATCATGCATGTATAGtcgtttttgtaattaatttgatttatattcaaatagaAACAATATCGTAATCATAAAATTTAATCATGGGTCATACTTCAATTTGAAATTACTAAatgaaaaaaggaaagaaaaaaatCCAGACCAAGACACTAAATTTTTATCTGTTATCcagatttttaataaatttctaATATACACGTTCATCATATGTTTAGTTTTATTGTTCAATtttgtatattatttataaaatcaaATGATTAGTTATTCAATAACTAGTTATCACATTATATCCTACCGATCGAACCAAACGATGTCTAAGATATATAAAATTGTCCCGACTTTATAATAAATCCAATATTCACATCTTCAAACAACTAAGCAGACATTTATATTATCTCAAACAAATCCCTTAATAACATAATAATCTCACAATACACAAATCGTAAGTACATAAAAGCAAAAGAGAAATGAAAACAATTGAATGGGGAAAAAAATATGGAGAAAATTGACTCGATGtcacaaaatttttaattttaatttagttttttGTCCCCATGCTTACCGCTTATGAAAATATAAACTGGGCCTGAACCCGGCCCATTAATTAATACATTTGAATCCAAATCCAAACCCAAATAAAATCACATCTTCGGACAATTGGGCTCATAAAAATcgtcacaaataaaatattccaaACAACGCAACTCCAAAGGCCACCGCGCCAGGCACAGCATCACCAGTTACCCCAGATGAATCAGCCGGAGAATCAGTAGCGGCAGCCGAGTTCGCTTTCTTATTCTCAGTACCCCCCGTCACCGGTGCCGGAGCAGGAGAAGGCGGACCGAAGATGCTCCAAGGAAGAAGAACCTTGTCCACCTGATACACAGCCAGCTGATTGTCGGTATACACGGTGTTCCCCAAGGTGGCATCGTCGACTCCGGTGGAAATGTTAACCTGGTTCCCGGAAGTTGTGACGTTCAATGGGAACTCCCCGTTTCTGGTGTCCCCGGCCTGAGTTCTCAGTGGATTGCTCACAGTTTGGAACTGTGACATGGATAGGAAAGTCGGAAGGACATGAAACTGGACCAATGCCACCTTATCTTGATTGGTTAAAGAGTTGAGCGTACCCGTTTTGAGGCTCGAAAAGGCGTTATCAGTTGGAGCGAAGACTGTTAAACCCTGGTTGGAGTTGTTGAGCTGGGTATCGATTTGATCTCCTAGTAGTGTGATTTGTAGGAGACGAATGAATGTGGTGAACTGGCCGGCTTTTTCGAGGATTCTGGTTATGTTTGTTGGACCAGAGGGGGCGGTGGCCGGTGGCTGAGCTAAGGTTTTGGTGCATTGGAAGAGAAGCAGTAGAAAAAACGGGAGAGAGAAGATCAAAGGGATCCTTtgttccattttttttttgtaggatGGATAGATCAGAAGGTGGTGTGGTTTTGAAGAGAAGGGAGTAGGGTTTTTATGAGAATGGAAATTGTTAGGTGAAGTGGCATTTTAGTTGGCAATTTTTAGTTACAAAAATGAGATGGACTGTACCCTACATAGTTGGTGAGAGGTTGAAGTATTAGTAACAATTGAATTTATTAGCAATTATTCATGTGTTGTTCAATTGCacatgtatttaaaattttacaataatttttttaaaataaatgctaATTaattctaatatatatatatatatatatttaaaattttacaataatttttttaaaataaaatgctaattaattcttatatatatatatatatatatatatattattatttaactcgatttttttctcaGTACAAAGCACTGGGAGACAGAGCAGATGAGACATGGATTGCTTAGGATCGCAGGAAACAGAGAACATTGTCAGGGGCGTTGAGGTacgattgatgaatatgcatgATCGGCTTTTTCCTTTACTTGTACAGAGATTGGTTTTAAATGTGATTTGGTTGCGACAGGCTTAAGAATTAAGTATCCTTCAATGATTATGACAGCGTACGTGCAGTTAGTTGCATTGTGTCTGATGTTAACGTGATTCCTTTTTCAAAATGAACAATTTTCTCACAAATTTGATTGAACTAATTGGGGTTGTAAGTAACTTCGATCAAGCACACGAACGTTAAACCTGaactaatctcaatcaaattattGATAGTGGTTAGTGAAGACCAACCATTGGACAACTTTATCACCCTCCGATGCTTggtaaaaattttgatattctaTTTTCGTCAATATTAAGACAACTTAATCACAATTGTTTTAAGGTAATTCCCATGTTCAACAACTCACCCATAGCAAGTATATGTTAAGAAAGCCTGATGGAGAAGGGAGATGGAACAAAAATACAGAACTAGGATTACAAATGCTAATTAATACATTAATTAAAAAAAGGATTAGTCTCCGAGGACTATATATACATTGTATTAGAGCACAGAAACGCAATATGAGAGCCTACTTATTCTTGGAAAAGAAGAAACAAATTTAAAGAATGTGTATGTGTACTAAAATCCAGAACTATTCTGTCACCATGTCAAGTATAGAACCAACAATGCAGGAAGGTGCTCAATTAGTTTCTACAAAACAAGTATCTGGTTCTGCTATCGAGATTCCAAAAAATTTACTTCTCTGAATCTGAAATCTGCACCAAGGCGTCCTCGGCCTTCACCCTCTCGGGAACGAAATCTAATAACAAACATAATTTCAAGATATGCAAATAAGTCAAGAAGGATCGGGCTCCAATTAATGTAGAACATAAGATGTTGCTAACTCATAAGAGTTTGTAATAAAGGAAGGGAAAGCACCATACCAGAGACAAGGTCAAATCTCTTTCGTTTAGAAACAACAGAAGCTGCATAAATTTTACAGAAGAAAATCAACACTGGATTAAAGTGAAATTAGGCTACTACTGATaaataaactaaaataaacCATACCACTAAAAAAAAGATACTGATAACTttaatatatcttatttgaacCTTTGTGCAAAAAATGTGAGTAAACATTGTACTGTAGGAGATATCATAAACCCATATAAAGAATGTTGCGGTCTATATATATGTTCCATATGCATCAGACTTTCTCATATGGTGATACAGCATCATATGATTAGTGGCACTTCTAGAAAATGTGACCACACAAGAAATTATAGTAGTAATGGCCATTTTCTGGATGATCTTCAGAAATAAAAGGGACACTCAACAAACATTTCGAATCTCGATTCTTGAATCTCaatcatttaaattttttaacttcaTAATAAAATAGTCTTGAATTTTGCCctaaaaaagttgaaattcAAATACAATAGCGGACATCATATGTAAGATTGAATTTTAGATATAAACACACCCGTTGAATGCTTTAACTTTAAAACATATCCAACAAAACTATAAGAGAAGCATTACATAAATGGTCGTAAGCTATATAACTTTTTCGATCGAGAAATACAAAAGCATAAGCCTCTCTGCTGAATAGATCAAGAAATTTCTCCTGCAATTGTTGAGAGCTATGGGTCATAAACAGTAGATTCAAAGAGTTCAAAATCAAATCTAAATAGAAGCTTTAAGTTATGCTACAATTACAAATTATtactaaattataaattactatATATTGTCAACCAAAAATTATAACCAGAAGAAAACCTATGAAGTACCATCAAACGTATTCCATCACATCTAGGCCCAGAACTCCAATACATAGAGTAAGAGTATAAAAAATCAACAGATAAATTCAAGGACAAATGTAATGACGAAATTAACTGAAAATAGCAATAAAAAACAATCTGATCCAGATATTTCTGCTTTTTTCCAAGTTCATTTGGGGAACCATGTTCATCGATTCTGTACCCCCAGATCCTTAGGCTACAAagcacacattttaaatatccTCGTCAAGCTTTTATATGTCACTTCTCCATATCGATCTCATTTCCAAGAAAAAATTCAACACACCAAACAACATATCAAAATATCTACGCTAATCAATTGTGGAAAAGGATATTCAAGAAAGAGATTCCTTTCAATAAGTTGAATCTCTTAAGTCTTAAATCATTAACACTTGTGAACTCCTCTCTAGGAAGGGTTTCAAATGCAAGCTCATGGCAGAGATGATGCACACAGAACTCTATGACAAAAGGGTATTGCATGAAACACACAGAAATAGAAACATCAAATCAAATGAAATTATTCCTAATATCCGTTTGAGCACCAACTGAAACTAGAGAATGCACACCTTAGCCACAGTCTAGACTCTGAAATGGCAGAAAGCCAACAATCACACGAGAATGTATCTATCTCTACGATGTTTTGCATAATACTCTTCAATTAACTAAATTAGGTTGCAAAATGCACGAtgataaaaacatttttatctagaacaattttataaaaatctgCGACCCACGCAGAGACGGATGTATGTTAGGGCTATACAAAGCTGTAGCCTAGcccacctttttttttttttatacttaAGATAAACTTTCAGTCCATTCACCAATGTCCTAATCCAGCCCAGCCCATTTTCCACGGGTGAGACCAAATTTAAGGTTTTCCAGACAAGCTCACCGTTGCAAGATTTCTTCATTTCTCATCGTTTTTCATTTCTAATTCCATGGGTTTTTCATGCAATAGGTTGCAATAATTTGTTAGCTGATTTTTCAGGTAGAAGAGGGATGAATAATTCAAGGCATGTGTCGTCTCGAGGCTCGAATCGTAACTATTATTATTTTAGCTTCAACCTTTTTCACCACTATGTGTTCTTGCGTGTTAATGTATGTAATTAATTGATGGCacgacatataaatatataattgcttGTTCTTCCTAAGATTTGGTCCATCAGGAATTGACGAACACAAGATTCGGCACATACAAGAAATTAAGAATTGTTCAGAGTCTTCATTGAGAATTGTTCTTCCTAAAATTCGgcacataaatatataataattgcTTGTTCTTCCTAataattattgttatttatCATTCATTTATTTATAACACTCGTTATTCATTAAGTAAACTACTAAATTTGCCCATTAAATTCTTCTCGCGCAAAGTTTGAAAGATCAAGCGACAATTCTCAGTCTTAGAGATAAAagataattttgaattatgaTGTGGAACTTGAAATTATTAtggttatttattatttatgatgataAATAAAAGTTGAGTTTTTTCctaaaattttcaattaaaagTTAGATTATTGCGTGaatatttcatgaattttcaattCTATTTTATCATTTGATAACATATTTCttgttatttgaatttttttaactcCTTAATTAATATTTGATAACATATAGATATAAATTCtattattgatgaattttatgtaCTTAAAATCTCGTATGACACAGTTTCGTTgaacaatataatataattttttttaataatatataacttatcATATTGAGTTCAAGCCCCTCCCAACTCATATTCCTATATGCGTCCTTGGACCCACGTATCTACAACTATTAATTTGCCTCTAATATCATGAAAAGTTCTATAAAAGGAATTGCAAGTTAATATACAGCACTAGTTGCTTTCTCCTCATAACTCTACTTAGATTGGTTCTCTAACCAGTAAATACACTTTGACAGAGCAGTCCCTTCAAGAAGACTATCAAATCCAACCAAAATATGAACTTTAAGACAATTTTTCGATGCCAAACATCAAGAAACATCAATTTAAACCCTATGAAGAGGTTGTAATTGATTAAAAGACATACCGAAGCTCTGTTGATGACGAAAACCGCCTCCTGTGAGAGTCGAACATTCGAAATCTCACTCCGAATAATCCGACTGACGCGATTCATTGGAAACTTATACAACGCATCCTCGATCTTCTCTGCCGCCCCGCCCTCCTCCACCTCCTCACCTGATCCCCCAGCGTCACCGTTTTCAGTTTCTGCGCTCGAAGATGGCACCACAAGAACCTCAGGATCTTCATGCTTAACATGGCCCTTCATAGGCACTCCATATTTGATATGGCCATTCATAATTCTACTCCTGCGTTTGATTCTAGCTTGATTAGTGCTTCCAATGGCGCCGGAATTTTTCTCTTTGCCCGGGTTTCGGCTTTCTGGTACCGGCGTCTTCGCCCA from the Primulina tabacum isolate GXHZ01 chromosome 8, ASM2559414v2, whole genome shotgun sequence genome contains:
- the LOC142553497 gene encoding fasciclin-like arabinogalactan protein 11, giving the protein MEQRIPLIFSLPFFLLLLFQCTKTLAQPPATAPSGPTNITRILEKAGQFTTFIRLLQITLLGDQIDTQLNNSNQGLTVFAPTDNAFSSLKTGTLNSLTNQDKVALVQFHVLPTFLSMSQFQTVSNPLRTQAGDTRNGEFPLNVTTSGNQVNISTGVDDATLGNTVYTDNQLAVYQVDKVLLPWSIFGPPSPAPAPVTGGTENKKANSAAATDSPADSSGVTGDAVPGAVAFGVALFGIFYL
- the LOC142554490 gene encoding DNA polymerase II subunit B3-1-like; its protein translation is MNGHIKYGVPMKGHVKHEDPEVLVVPSSSAETENGDAGGSGEEVEEGGAAEKIEDALYKFPMNRVSRIIRSEISNVRLSQEAVFVINRASEKFLDLFSREAYAFVFLDRKSYIAYDHLSSVVSKRKRFDLVSDFVPERVKAEDALVQISDSEK